In Musa acuminata AAA Group cultivar baxijiao chromosome BXJ2-10, Cavendish_Baxijiao_AAA, whole genome shotgun sequence, a genomic segment contains:
- the LOC103969248 gene encoding probable histidine kinase 4 isoform X2 — MGLGTVAEGDKRWWWNRNVIMVLWMMLSVGFCIGLHCHMRTESLRKAGETLTSMCEERARMLQEQFSVSVNHVHALAILVSTFHYQKNPPALDQVTFANYAARTSFERPLLNRVAYAQRVVHAERELFENQQGWMIKTMNRELSPVQDEYAPVIYSQETVSYIEALDMMSGEEDRENILRARATGKAVLTRPFRLLESNHLGVVLTFPVYLSGLPDDATAEERVKATAGYLGGAFDVESLVENLLHQLAGNQEIVVNVYDVTNTSEPLTMYGVHLPDGHMSLSHVSMLDFGDPFRKHQMKCRYRKKPPVSLSSITTPSGIFVICMLVGYIGYAAWSHYDNVKEDFRKMEELKKQAEAADVAKSQFLATVSHEIRTPMNGVLGMLDMLLDTDLNLTQKDYAQTAQVCGRALISLINEVLDRAKIEAGKLEIESVPFDLRSILDDVISLFSAKSREKGIELAVYVSDRVPTILTGDPGRFRQIITNLVGNSVKFTERGHVFVQVHLAEHVKMVIDAKTGLNGHANEVNITSATTVFSTLSGLEVANSRNTCESFKMLLSHGASLSCTFGSGSVPESIADKVTLMVSVEDTGIGIPVHAQDRVFAPFMQADSSTSRNYGGTGIGLSISKCLVELMGGKMNFTSRPHVGSTFTFTAVLQKCGKSSGVDTKRSLSEVLPTCFRGMRAILVDRQLVRAAVTKYHLRRLGIITEDVRTINEALHTLSGQNGYLNSSQPGKQPSIFLIEKDSWDPKIDFHIRNQLLQRKEAGHIEDVPKVVLFLTTESDKTRAGSHADSIIVKPLRASTIATCFQQMLGMGKCQNKDIVDNSASLRGLLDGKNILVVDDNKVNLRVAAAALKKYGAKVECVESGKSALSLLQPPHKFDACFMDVQMPEMDGFEATRQIRIMESTTYKEAPPDGSVMAKRHLPILAMTADVIQATYEECVKCGMDGYVSKPFEEAQLYQAVAKFVVSQQNPGSS; from the exons ATGGGGTTGGGAACGGTGGCGGAAGGTGACAAGAGGTGGTGGTGGAACCGAAATGTGATCATGGTACTGTGGATGATGCTTTCAGTAGGTTTTTGCATAGGCTTACATTGTCATATGAGGACAGAAAGCTTGAGAAAGGCAGGGGAGACGCTGACGAGCATGTGCGAAGAGAGGGCAAGGATGCTGCAGGAGCAGTTTTCTGTGAGTGTCAACCATGTGCACGCTCTAGCGATCCTTGTTTCGACCTTTCACTACCAGAAAAACCCACCAGCCCTCGATCAG GTGACATTTGCGAATTACGCGGCAAGGACATCTTTTGAGCGGCCGTTGTTGAACAGAGTAGCTTATGCACAACGGGTTGTCCATGCTGAGAGAGAACTGTTTGAGAATCAGCAGGGGTGGATGATCAAGACTATGAATCGGGAGCTATCTCCTGTGCAAGATGAGTATGCGCCTGTGATTTACTCTCAGGAGACTGTATCCTACATTGAAGCCCTTGATATGATGTCTGGAGAG GAGGATCGTGAAAATATCTTAAGGGCTAGAGCTACTGGAAAAGCTGTACTTACAAGGCCCTTCAGACTTTTGGAGTCTAACCATCTGGGCGTGGTTTTAACATTCCCTGTATATTTGTCAGGTCTTCCAGATGATGCTACAGCTGAAGAGCGTGTGAAGGCAACTGCTGG ATACCTTGGAGGAGCCTTTGATGTTGAGTCTCTTGTGGAAAATCTATTGCACCAGCTTGCTGGTAATCAGGAAATTGTGGTCAATGTGTATGATGTTAcaaatacatctgaacccttaacGATGTATGGAGTTCATCTTCCTGATGGGCACATGTCACTCTCACATGTCAGTATGCTTGACTTTGGAGATCCATTCAGGAAACACCAAATGAAGTGCAG GTACCGAAAGAAACCTCCGGTTTCACTATCATCCATCACTACACCATCTGGTATATTTGTGATTTGTATGCTGGTAGGTTACATAGGTTATGCTGCTTGGAGTCACTATGACAATGTTAAGGAAGATTTTCGTAAAATGGAAGAGTTAAAAAAGCAAGCAGAGGCTGCAGATGTTGCTAAGTCTCAG TTTCTTGCTACTGTCTCTCATGAAATCAGAACACCTATGAATGGAGTTCTTG GTATGCTTGATATGCTTTTGGATACAGACCTGAATTTAACTCAGAAGGATTATGCACAAACTGCTCAAGTCTGTGGAAGAGCACTGATATCATTAATTAATGAAGTACTTGACCGTGCAAAAATTGAAGCTGGCAAGTTAGAAATAGAGTCGGTTCCATTTGACCTGCGATCCATCCTAGATGATGTAATATCATTATTTTCtgcaaaatcaagagaaaaaggaaTAGAG CTTGCCGTTTATGTTTCTGATAGAGTTCCTACCATTCTCACCGGTGATCCTGGGAGATTTCGGCAAATAATTACAAATCTTGTTGGTAACTCAGTCAAG TTTACAGAGCGTGGTCACGTTTTTGTCCAAGTTCATCTCGCTGAGCATGTGAAAATGGTGATAGATGCAAAAACAGGTTTAAATGGGCATGCCAATGAAGTGAACATTACATCAGCAACTACTGTGTTTAGTACATTAAGTGGTCTAGAAGTTGCTAATTCTAGAAATACATGTGAAAGCTTTAAGATGCTACTCTCACATGGGGCATCTCTGTCCTGCACATTTGGAAGTGGGTCTGTTCCTGAAAGCATTGCTGATAAAGTAACTCTGATGGTTAGTGTTGAAGATACAGGGATCGGGATCCCAGTACATGCTCAAGATCGGGTTTTTGCACCTTTTATGCAGGCTGATAGCTCAACTTCCCGGAATTATGGTGGAACTGGTATTGGCTTGAGCATCAGTAAGTGTCTGGTTGAACTGATGGGTGGGAAAATGAACTTTACTAGTCGACCTCATGTTGGAAGCACATTCACATTCACTGCGGTCCTCCAGAAATGTGGAAAAAGTTCTGGTGTTGATACAAAGAGATCTCTTTCTGAAGTATTGCCTACCTGTTTTAGAGGAATGAGGGCAATCTTAGTTGACAGACAACTGGTTAGAGCTGCTGTGACAAAATACCATCTGCGAAGGTTGGGCATAATCACTGAAGATGTCAGGACTATCAATGAGGCACTTCATACACTCTCTGGACAAAATGGTTATTTAAATTCTAG TCAACCTGGAAAACAACCATCCATATTCTTGATTGAAAAAGATTCATGGGATCCCAAAATCGATTTTCATATTCGGAATCAACTCTTACAAAGGAAAGAGGCTGGTCACATAGAAGATGTACCGAAGGTTGTTCTTTTCCTGACCACTGAATCTGATAAAACAAGAGCTGGATCCCATGCAGACAGTATAATCGTGAAGCCTCTTCGTGCAAGCACTATAGCAACATGCTTTCAGCAGATGCTAGGGATGGGaaaatgtcaaaataaagatatagttGATAATTCAGCTTCCCTTCGTGGCTTGTTGGATGGAAAGAATATATTGGTGGTTGATGATAATAAGGTAAATCTGAGAGTTGCTGCTGCTGCACTGAAAAAGTATGGCGCCAAGGTCGAGTGTGTTGAAAGTGGCAAAAGTGCTCTTTCCTTGCTCCAACCCCCACACAAGTTTGATGCTTGCTTCATGGATGTGCAGATGCCAGAGATGGATGG GTTTGAGGCAACACGGCAGATACGCATAATGGAGAGCACGACATATAAAGAAGCTCCCCCAGACGGTTCGGTGATGGCTAAAAGGCACCTACCTATCCTAGCAATGACTGCTGATGTTATCCAAGCAACATATGAGGAGTGCGTGAAATGCGGAATGGATGGGTATGTCTCCAAGCCCTTTGAGGAAGCTCAGCTTTATCAAGCAGTTGCCAAATTTGTAGTTTCGCAACAAAATCCTGGCTCTTCATAG
- the LOC103969248 gene encoding probable histidine kinase 4 isoform X3 — protein sequence MGLGTVAEGDKRWWWNRNVIMVLWMMLSVGFCIGLHCHMRTESLRKAGETLTSMCEERARMLQEQFSVSVNHVHALAILVSTFHYQKNPPALDQVTFANYAARTSFERPLLNRVAYAQRVVHAERELFENQQGWMIKTMNRELSPVQDEYAPVIYSQETVSYIEALDMMSGEVHWNQEDRENILRARATGKAVLTRPFRLLESNHLGVVLTFPVYLSGLPDDATAEERVKATAGYLGGAFDVESLVENLLHQLAGNQEIVVNVYDVTNTSEPLTMYGVHLPDGHMSLSHVSMLDFGDPFRKHQMKCRYRKKPPVSLSSITTPSGIFVICMLVGYIGYAAWSHYDNVKEDFRKMEELKKQAEAADVAKSQFLATVSHEIRTPMNGVLGMLDMLLDTDLNLTQKDYAQTAQVCGRALISLINEVLDRAKIEAGKLEIESVPFDLRSILDDVISLFSAKSREKGIELAVYVSDRVPTILTGDPGRFRQIITNLVGNSVKFTERGHVFVQVHLAEHVKMVIDAKTGLNGHANEVNITSATTVFSTLSGLEVANSRNTCESFKMLLSHGASLSCTFGSGSVPESIADKVTLMVSVEDTGIGIPVHAQDRVFAPFMQADSSTSRNYGGTGIGLSISKCLVELMGGKMNFTSRPHVGSTFTFTAVLQKCGKSSGVDTKRSLSEVLPTCFRGMRAILVDRQLVRAAVTKYHLRRLGIITEDVRTINEALHTLSGQNGYLNSSQPGKQPSIFLIEKDSWDPKIDFHIRNQLLQRKEAGHIEDVPKVVLFLTTESDKTRAGSHADSIIVKPLRASTIATCFQQMLGMGKCQNKDIVDNSASLRGLLDGKNILVVDDNKVNLRVAAAALKKYGAKVECVESGKSALSLLQPPHKFDACFMDVQMPEMDGGSLWIRTSHPLGWQLRQGV from the exons ATGGGGTTGGGAACGGTGGCGGAAGGTGACAAGAGGTGGTGGTGGAACCGAAATGTGATCATGGTACTGTGGATGATGCTTTCAGTAGGTTTTTGCATAGGCTTACATTGTCATATGAGGACAGAAAGCTTGAGAAAGGCAGGGGAGACGCTGACGAGCATGTGCGAAGAGAGGGCAAGGATGCTGCAGGAGCAGTTTTCTGTGAGTGTCAACCATGTGCACGCTCTAGCGATCCTTGTTTCGACCTTTCACTACCAGAAAAACCCACCAGCCCTCGATCAG GTGACATTTGCGAATTACGCGGCAAGGACATCTTTTGAGCGGCCGTTGTTGAACAGAGTAGCTTATGCACAACGGGTTGTCCATGCTGAGAGAGAACTGTTTGAGAATCAGCAGGGGTGGATGATCAAGACTATGAATCGGGAGCTATCTCCTGTGCAAGATGAGTATGCGCCTGTGATTTACTCTCAGGAGACTGTATCCTACATTGAAGCCCTTGATATGATGTCTGGAGAGGTGCACTGGAACCAA GAGGATCGTGAAAATATCTTAAGGGCTAGAGCTACTGGAAAAGCTGTACTTACAAGGCCCTTCAGACTTTTGGAGTCTAACCATCTGGGCGTGGTTTTAACATTCCCTGTATATTTGTCAGGTCTTCCAGATGATGCTACAGCTGAAGAGCGTGTGAAGGCAACTGCTGG ATACCTTGGAGGAGCCTTTGATGTTGAGTCTCTTGTGGAAAATCTATTGCACCAGCTTGCTGGTAATCAGGAAATTGTGGTCAATGTGTATGATGTTAcaaatacatctgaacccttaacGATGTATGGAGTTCATCTTCCTGATGGGCACATGTCACTCTCACATGTCAGTATGCTTGACTTTGGAGATCCATTCAGGAAACACCAAATGAAGTGCAG GTACCGAAAGAAACCTCCGGTTTCACTATCATCCATCACTACACCATCTGGTATATTTGTGATTTGTATGCTGGTAGGTTACATAGGTTATGCTGCTTGGAGTCACTATGACAATGTTAAGGAAGATTTTCGTAAAATGGAAGAGTTAAAAAAGCAAGCAGAGGCTGCAGATGTTGCTAAGTCTCAG TTTCTTGCTACTGTCTCTCATGAAATCAGAACACCTATGAATGGAGTTCTTG GTATGCTTGATATGCTTTTGGATACAGACCTGAATTTAACTCAGAAGGATTATGCACAAACTGCTCAAGTCTGTGGAAGAGCACTGATATCATTAATTAATGAAGTACTTGACCGTGCAAAAATTGAAGCTGGCAAGTTAGAAATAGAGTCGGTTCCATTTGACCTGCGATCCATCCTAGATGATGTAATATCATTATTTTCtgcaaaatcaagagaaaaaggaaTAGAG CTTGCCGTTTATGTTTCTGATAGAGTTCCTACCATTCTCACCGGTGATCCTGGGAGATTTCGGCAAATAATTACAAATCTTGTTGGTAACTCAGTCAAG TTTACAGAGCGTGGTCACGTTTTTGTCCAAGTTCATCTCGCTGAGCATGTGAAAATGGTGATAGATGCAAAAACAGGTTTAAATGGGCATGCCAATGAAGTGAACATTACATCAGCAACTACTGTGTTTAGTACATTAAGTGGTCTAGAAGTTGCTAATTCTAGAAATACATGTGAAAGCTTTAAGATGCTACTCTCACATGGGGCATCTCTGTCCTGCACATTTGGAAGTGGGTCTGTTCCTGAAAGCATTGCTGATAAAGTAACTCTGATGGTTAGTGTTGAAGATACAGGGATCGGGATCCCAGTACATGCTCAAGATCGGGTTTTTGCACCTTTTATGCAGGCTGATAGCTCAACTTCCCGGAATTATGGTGGAACTGGTATTGGCTTGAGCATCAGTAAGTGTCTGGTTGAACTGATGGGTGGGAAAATGAACTTTACTAGTCGACCTCATGTTGGAAGCACATTCACATTCACTGCGGTCCTCCAGAAATGTGGAAAAAGTTCTGGTGTTGATACAAAGAGATCTCTTTCTGAAGTATTGCCTACCTGTTTTAGAGGAATGAGGGCAATCTTAGTTGACAGACAACTGGTTAGAGCTGCTGTGACAAAATACCATCTGCGAAGGTTGGGCATAATCACTGAAGATGTCAGGACTATCAATGAGGCACTTCATACACTCTCTGGACAAAATGGTTATTTAAATTCTAG TCAACCTGGAAAACAACCATCCATATTCTTGATTGAAAAAGATTCATGGGATCCCAAAATCGATTTTCATATTCGGAATCAACTCTTACAAAGGAAAGAGGCTGGTCACATAGAAGATGTACCGAAGGTTGTTCTTTTCCTGACCACTGAATCTGATAAAACAAGAGCTGGATCCCATGCAGACAGTATAATCGTGAAGCCTCTTCGTGCAAGCACTATAGCAACATGCTTTCAGCAGATGCTAGGGATGGGaaaatgtcaaaataaagatatagttGATAATTCAGCTTCCCTTCGTGGCTTGTTGGATGGAAAGAATATATTGGTGGTTGATGATAATAAGGTAAATCTGAGAGTTGCTGCTGCTGCACTGAAAAAGTATGGCGCCAAGGTCGAGTGTGTTGAAAGTGGCAAAAGTGCTCTTTCCTTGCTCCAACCCCCACACAAGTTTGATGCTTGCTTCATGGATGTGCAGATGCCAGAGATGGATGG GGGTTCACTCTGGATCAGGACTTCCCATCCTCTAGGGTGGCAACTCAGGCAGGGGGTTTAG
- the LOC103969248 gene encoding probable histidine kinase 4 isoform X1 translates to MGLGTVAEGDKRWWWNRNVIMVLWMMLSVGFCIGLHCHMRTESLRKAGETLTSMCEERARMLQEQFSVSVNHVHALAILVSTFHYQKNPPALDQVTFANYAARTSFERPLLNRVAYAQRVVHAERELFENQQGWMIKTMNRELSPVQDEYAPVIYSQETVSYIEALDMMSGEVHWNQEDRENILRARATGKAVLTRPFRLLESNHLGVVLTFPVYLSGLPDDATAEERVKATAGYLGGAFDVESLVENLLHQLAGNQEIVVNVYDVTNTSEPLTMYGVHLPDGHMSLSHVSMLDFGDPFRKHQMKCRYRKKPPVSLSSITTPSGIFVICMLVGYIGYAAWSHYDNVKEDFRKMEELKKQAEAADVAKSQFLATVSHEIRTPMNGVLGMLDMLLDTDLNLTQKDYAQTAQVCGRALISLINEVLDRAKIEAGKLEIESVPFDLRSILDDVISLFSAKSREKGIELAVYVSDRVPTILTGDPGRFRQIITNLVGNSVKFTERGHVFVQVHLAEHVKMVIDAKTGLNGHANEVNITSATTVFSTLSGLEVANSRNTCESFKMLLSHGASLSCTFGSGSVPESIADKVTLMVSVEDTGIGIPVHAQDRVFAPFMQADSSTSRNYGGTGIGLSISKCLVELMGGKMNFTSRPHVGSTFTFTAVLQKCGKSSGVDTKRSLSEVLPTCFRGMRAILVDRQLVRAAVTKYHLRRLGIITEDVRTINEALHTLSGQNGYLNSSQPGKQPSIFLIEKDSWDPKIDFHIRNQLLQRKEAGHIEDVPKVVLFLTTESDKTRAGSHADSIIVKPLRASTIATCFQQMLGMGKCQNKDIVDNSASLRGLLDGKNILVVDDNKVNLRVAAAALKKYGAKVECVESGKSALSLLQPPHKFDACFMDVQMPEMDGFEATRQIRIMESTTYKEAPPDGSVMAKRHLPILAMTADVIQATYEECVKCGMDGYVSKPFEEAQLYQAVAKFVVSQQNPGSS, encoded by the exons ATGGGGTTGGGAACGGTGGCGGAAGGTGACAAGAGGTGGTGGTGGAACCGAAATGTGATCATGGTACTGTGGATGATGCTTTCAGTAGGTTTTTGCATAGGCTTACATTGTCATATGAGGACAGAAAGCTTGAGAAAGGCAGGGGAGACGCTGACGAGCATGTGCGAAGAGAGGGCAAGGATGCTGCAGGAGCAGTTTTCTGTGAGTGTCAACCATGTGCACGCTCTAGCGATCCTTGTTTCGACCTTTCACTACCAGAAAAACCCACCAGCCCTCGATCAG GTGACATTTGCGAATTACGCGGCAAGGACATCTTTTGAGCGGCCGTTGTTGAACAGAGTAGCTTATGCACAACGGGTTGTCCATGCTGAGAGAGAACTGTTTGAGAATCAGCAGGGGTGGATGATCAAGACTATGAATCGGGAGCTATCTCCTGTGCAAGATGAGTATGCGCCTGTGATTTACTCTCAGGAGACTGTATCCTACATTGAAGCCCTTGATATGATGTCTGGAGAGGTGCACTGGAACCAA GAGGATCGTGAAAATATCTTAAGGGCTAGAGCTACTGGAAAAGCTGTACTTACAAGGCCCTTCAGACTTTTGGAGTCTAACCATCTGGGCGTGGTTTTAACATTCCCTGTATATTTGTCAGGTCTTCCAGATGATGCTACAGCTGAAGAGCGTGTGAAGGCAACTGCTGG ATACCTTGGAGGAGCCTTTGATGTTGAGTCTCTTGTGGAAAATCTATTGCACCAGCTTGCTGGTAATCAGGAAATTGTGGTCAATGTGTATGATGTTAcaaatacatctgaacccttaacGATGTATGGAGTTCATCTTCCTGATGGGCACATGTCACTCTCACATGTCAGTATGCTTGACTTTGGAGATCCATTCAGGAAACACCAAATGAAGTGCAG GTACCGAAAGAAACCTCCGGTTTCACTATCATCCATCACTACACCATCTGGTATATTTGTGATTTGTATGCTGGTAGGTTACATAGGTTATGCTGCTTGGAGTCACTATGACAATGTTAAGGAAGATTTTCGTAAAATGGAAGAGTTAAAAAAGCAAGCAGAGGCTGCAGATGTTGCTAAGTCTCAG TTTCTTGCTACTGTCTCTCATGAAATCAGAACACCTATGAATGGAGTTCTTG GTATGCTTGATATGCTTTTGGATACAGACCTGAATTTAACTCAGAAGGATTATGCACAAACTGCTCAAGTCTGTGGAAGAGCACTGATATCATTAATTAATGAAGTACTTGACCGTGCAAAAATTGAAGCTGGCAAGTTAGAAATAGAGTCGGTTCCATTTGACCTGCGATCCATCCTAGATGATGTAATATCATTATTTTCtgcaaaatcaagagaaaaaggaaTAGAG CTTGCCGTTTATGTTTCTGATAGAGTTCCTACCATTCTCACCGGTGATCCTGGGAGATTTCGGCAAATAATTACAAATCTTGTTGGTAACTCAGTCAAG TTTACAGAGCGTGGTCACGTTTTTGTCCAAGTTCATCTCGCTGAGCATGTGAAAATGGTGATAGATGCAAAAACAGGTTTAAATGGGCATGCCAATGAAGTGAACATTACATCAGCAACTACTGTGTTTAGTACATTAAGTGGTCTAGAAGTTGCTAATTCTAGAAATACATGTGAAAGCTTTAAGATGCTACTCTCACATGGGGCATCTCTGTCCTGCACATTTGGAAGTGGGTCTGTTCCTGAAAGCATTGCTGATAAAGTAACTCTGATGGTTAGTGTTGAAGATACAGGGATCGGGATCCCAGTACATGCTCAAGATCGGGTTTTTGCACCTTTTATGCAGGCTGATAGCTCAACTTCCCGGAATTATGGTGGAACTGGTATTGGCTTGAGCATCAGTAAGTGTCTGGTTGAACTGATGGGTGGGAAAATGAACTTTACTAGTCGACCTCATGTTGGAAGCACATTCACATTCACTGCGGTCCTCCAGAAATGTGGAAAAAGTTCTGGTGTTGATACAAAGAGATCTCTTTCTGAAGTATTGCCTACCTGTTTTAGAGGAATGAGGGCAATCTTAGTTGACAGACAACTGGTTAGAGCTGCTGTGACAAAATACCATCTGCGAAGGTTGGGCATAATCACTGAAGATGTCAGGACTATCAATGAGGCACTTCATACACTCTCTGGACAAAATGGTTATTTAAATTCTAG TCAACCTGGAAAACAACCATCCATATTCTTGATTGAAAAAGATTCATGGGATCCCAAAATCGATTTTCATATTCGGAATCAACTCTTACAAAGGAAAGAGGCTGGTCACATAGAAGATGTACCGAAGGTTGTTCTTTTCCTGACCACTGAATCTGATAAAACAAGAGCTGGATCCCATGCAGACAGTATAATCGTGAAGCCTCTTCGTGCAAGCACTATAGCAACATGCTTTCAGCAGATGCTAGGGATGGGaaaatgtcaaaataaagatatagttGATAATTCAGCTTCCCTTCGTGGCTTGTTGGATGGAAAGAATATATTGGTGGTTGATGATAATAAGGTAAATCTGAGAGTTGCTGCTGCTGCACTGAAAAAGTATGGCGCCAAGGTCGAGTGTGTTGAAAGTGGCAAAAGTGCTCTTTCCTTGCTCCAACCCCCACACAAGTTTGATGCTTGCTTCATGGATGTGCAGATGCCAGAGATGGATGG GTTTGAGGCAACACGGCAGATACGCATAATGGAGAGCACGACATATAAAGAAGCTCCCCCAGACGGTTCGGTGATGGCTAAAAGGCACCTACCTATCCTAGCAATGACTGCTGATGTTATCCAAGCAACATATGAGGAGTGCGTGAAATGCGGAATGGATGGGTATGTCTCCAAGCCCTTTGAGGAAGCTCAGCTTTATCAAGCAGTTGCCAAATTTGTAGTTTCGCAACAAAATCCTGGCTCTTCATAG